The Sardina pilchardus chromosome 5, fSarPil1.1, whole genome shotgun sequence DNA window gaatactttgGAGAGTTAATGTCAtgagcagtgttggggagtaacgcattacatgtaattgagttacgtaatttaattacaaaataaatgtaacagtaatatattacagttactgtagaaaaatgtgtaattcaattacaggtacttttgaaatttttcaaaattacaatttgaattacatctcaatattgtcagcaaaaccttgcaaagaatattgtatgtaaaaagaactgtttccctccacagccatagtttgatacgggaccttctgataggctctatcacgtctacagagccatcagcgtaggcctacatgcctgcctgtaaacgtgttatgattatcattatattatcctcacaaaaaaatgtgatgctaattcatgtattgaatgcccttgctgccttgtgcgcttgtacagaactgctcggcagcctgtagaccaaggccgaaatcttcgcatggatttggggactatatatatcataaaaaaatctgaaaagtaatcaaaaagtaatcaaaagtaattagttacgttactcagaaaaagtaattcaaatagttacactactattacattttaaacagggtaacttgtaactgtaacacattacatttctaaagtaaccttcccaacactggtcaTGAGGAAGGCTTCAAAGTAGAAGTCAAACTGTTTATGATGTGAAATTCTCACCAACTATTTTGTGGTTTGAAATACCAACCAACATGTCCACTTCTTAAAGTTATCACTACTGCCCACTTGCCACTGATCAAATCCTACAGGAAAACTTGATCAGGTCAAAACTAACCATGAACTGAAGCCcgagggcgttcacactgacATGCTTTTTTCCATTGAAACATGAACATTGAACATCCAAAGTAGTGAGTGTTAAAAACATGCAAGGTAGAATTTGATTGTATACGTACATGTTGTTGCTACTGTATCTAGCTAAATCGCTAGCTCCCTAACTTAGCTAATATATGCTAGAGCTTCTATCAGCTTCTTGATTAAAAAGCTCAATAAACATCATGGGAACATATGCCTAtctctggtctcagttcatgaAAACACCGTATGGAGCAACATGGGCACTCGAATGAACACTCCTTTTATTGCAAAGATaataatgtgtgtatatgtgtacaatCAGTAAACATAAGCCTGTGTACCTTGGCATTTTGGTTTGTTCTTTGGTGTGTTTTAGCCCCCAAAAGAACCTTTGAGTTGAGAACCTCTAGGTTTAGGaaaagtgtgtgaaatttgATCATGTGTCACAATGCACAAAATCCCTAATACCTCACTTCCAGTGGGTGTGGCTAATGCAGTGTACATATGAAAGTTGTTCATCTTGGGGAAATACACAAACCCACTCGACATGGTGTGTGTAGCTGAAATATGCCAACCACAGGACCAATCACATAAGGGGGTGATAGAGAGTGCCTGGGCCTGACTTCTGTCCCTGTGTAGTGATGGCACATGCTGATGTGTCTGTAGCCTGGAAAATCTAAaccctggtaatctttcagattaagggtctggccacgaataatgtaggcctaatgagCCAACTAGGGGCGGCAccgcaccaagcatgcatttgaaaatctcactgcagttggataacactatgaccaatgtttactgactttgaacgttgcagcgctgtcgtcatcagtttagttCGATATCACActgatttgattggttacctGCAAAGTCTGGGGTAAAAGTaatgtgcatcattgctcattgccagagtatcttgcagacaaaAACTGTGTCATAGATCTAGTTCAGGAGTAGTATGGAGAACTAACTTTATTAGTGGACTCTGCGCCGGAATCTTTGGCTGACGTGGGTTACGAGTAGCTACACTGCGAGTCACACTTCTCTGTCCGGCACCTTGTTTTCGCTTGACTTTTGATTGTAAACTCAGGGCATTACTGTAGAGGAGCTTAATGCTCAGTCAATATCTGCTGAATAAATaatggttgatgatgatgatatccATTTCgactatgatgatgatgatgatgatgataatgatatcCATTTCGACTATGGCAATTGACTAACCTCTGGGACCCTGGTGGACATTCGACGTACTGCATGTTGTTGGAACTTACGTGTTGGTCTCATTGTCTCTTGggtgaaatgtaggctacaagaaATCATTGCAATCATCTCCTTCAGCAGTAGTCCATTACAGATTTCTAGAGTttgaaaggagggaggaggactgTGGACACAACATCCAGAAATGACACCTCTCAGTGTTGCGGTCCCAGTTTAGCAACACAGTTGTGTTCAGCAAACAACACTCTAGAAAATCCCCTTCCTGTTTTAGCCACCATATTGAACCGTGGCACTAAACCCCAAGCTTGCCTCTCACTATTGCTGCTCATTGTATCTCCTTGCAGCCGCATTAGAACAGGACCCATGTAACAGGACATGCCTGGCAAAGAGACAGAAATGTGATACTGCCTTTTTGTTTGTCACAGTTGCCCAGAAGACCTGCAGCAGGCTGTAGAGGATATATATATTGAGATTATTTGATGGAGTGACTCACTGTGAATGCAGTGAATTCTGTAGATGATCATATATAGTCACAATGTCTGTTGTTAATGAACAAAAAGATCAATAGGTAAATGTTCTATCTGAAATTGGTTAGTCAAATAATAAAGTGTTTCAACCTTTTACCTCAGAGGTTTGGTTAGGCAACTGCTACCTATATAGCTGTTCACAAAAAAGACTTCTGTGAAAATACCAAATTCAATAAAAGGACAGAGGAATGACCAGTATTATTGGAAGGTCAAGTACTGgtcagagaggaggacagatcTGAATAATAGAAAACAAGTATTAACCCTTAACTGAGCTGTGGCCTCTTGGGCTGATCAAGCCAGATCTATAATTGGCAAGGGATGATTTCACCACACATGCAGTTAGGCCCAACATCATGTCCCTATCTTCAATTGATGATAATTGTCTGACTGTTTTCTGGCTATTCAGTTGGAGTTAGAGATAAAGAGGCTGGTTAGGTGTCGATGTTATGTTGGAGAGCAGGATAATTTGGTATTACTCAACAACTCAAGCTGGTTAGATGGGCAAAATATCTAACGCAAACTCAACACCAGTGTTTCAGACCCACAAGTCTGAAATATACCCATGGTGGTACAAAGCAGAAAGAGCCAACATTACCTTTTTAGGTGTTATTGctttaacataaaagacttttattttttatgtctCTTTAAAGCACTTTTGTCTGTCTTATGCATTAAATTCAGTGAGTCCCCAATGCAATcaatacatttaaactataaTATGCTAATAACGTTTTCTTTGTTGCTTTGATAGACTAGGGTTGACCTTGTTTAGTCAAATAAGTAAATCTGGTAGGACTACATTGGTTTTGTAATATATTATATGTCCCTGCAGTCCTTTTCCACCCTGTTAGTCTGTATTTTCTTGCTTcccaaaaaacaaatcaaacacaaaCCCATTTTTCTCTCATCCATGTCAGAAGCGTGGttctaaaaaataaataaatatactaatgtaaaacatatcaaaatgtgactgttttgttttattaaatgttatgttgtcaaattaACCTTTGTTGAGTACCATCAGAAATGTGATGAATATGATCAATTTTGGCTGCATGCTCTGTAAAAGTACAATTCCAATCCCAGTCTTTTGAATATTGTATTTGATTACATTTTTGCCTCTTCTctccgtgttttctctttttccttttttttcaaacagttCTCCTCTCCCTGCAAAGACACAATGTCTTCTCTCTTATTTCTGTACCTTTTATTGCTCTGTCGGCTGAATGTGTCAGCCTCCTTCAGTATCTCTCTATCATCTcaggggaacagcagcagcagtattgCCAGCAGTGTGCCTCCAAAGCGCTCCTGCACTGAGCTGGTAATATGTAAACCGGGCATCTTGCTGCCTGTATGGATGCCACAGGAAGTAAGTACGGGCGAGCAAGCAGGACGGGCTTTGCTCTACTTCAGCTGCCTCCTGTACATGTTTCTTGGCGTGTCCATCATCGCAGACCGCTTCATGGCTGCCATTGAGGTCATCACTTCACAGGTACATTactttttctcaattgcttgtaAGTGAAGAGAATGTTTTCAAAGCAATACAGAATGTGTTTAGACTGCAAGtgacatcacacagacacaagtaaCACTTTCTTTGAACATAGTATCCATATAGCTTTATAAACACATTCATAAAAGGGTTATAAAGTATTCATGAGCCTCATAATTATTGACATAAGTATAGCTTTTTATACATAATTATGACTGCACTCATATGATgatcatcattatgatgatgttGGATAAGCCTTATAGCttgaaatatcacaatgaacTATGAAGCTTATTTAACACAGTATCCACAAAGCATTAATATATGACTATAAAGTATTAGTAAGGCCTCATAAGATATAGAGACTTTATATTGATCtctaaggggaaattcaagaaatatgTATAGAGCTATCTAAACATATGCATGACTGCACTCATAAAGCATTATGCTGGTAGGCTAACACATAAGCCCTCGCTTGAAGTACAATGCATTATAAAGCTTCTTTTACCTCTTCCTAATATCGTTGACCATAGACTTCCATACAAGCTTtcataacaacaacataatAACATTACTTGCTAGCGGAGTACCCCTCACGCAGATATTACATGCATATGACATGAAAGAGCACAGCTTGTTGATGTTGACACTATTTTAACATTACTTATGTGCTGCAATATTTGCAATATTGCAGAGTCGTAGTGAGTGGTGGTGATGTTTAGGCTCAACACCATTAAACATAGGTGGCGTGCTTCATAGACTAATTGCAAATGCATATGCTTATTCAAAACATACAAGTTGATGGTTAttgtatgtatatacatatatattagtTATATAGAATGTTTATTTATACTcttcatgtaggctatactttaCTTATATCTGTATGCATCCCATCTGGAAAACCTGTATTTACTATACACTGTACATTTTTAATCTCTATTTTCCACACAACTGTACTCAACCTGCTCTTGATAATTAATGCttctttgcacttctggttggaTGTCAACTGCATATCATTGGCTCTGTACCTGTCCTCTGCTAAATGACAATACAATTTAATCTAATCTCTAATCTAGTTTATTGCCCCCATCTCTTTTTAAAAGAAATTGACGCCATTGCTTATTTCCACATCTCTTTCCACCCTGAGCAATGGGCCAGCAGCCAGACCAATGGATACCCTGCCTTAGCTGAGTTGTTGAAGCTATAAGCTGTGGGCCTAGTTAGTACTTGAATGAGAGACCTCCATAGAAAACTAGGTTGCTGCTGGAagtggtgttggtgggtggCCAGTAGGTGGCACTCTTCCCTCTGTCCAAAATTAGATTGATGCCAGTGTGCCAATGCCCCAATGCTGACTCACTGTGGtcatttaaagagaccctatgcaactttctgcaggagacgatcgctccttgtttacatctggaagtctgagaggAAGacccacgcttgcaatttatttatttaaatatagcctatacatgtataaatatacacgctaaagctgtcggggaagctctgcagagaaaatgcaagcataaaacgagcgaaaacgaaaaacgaaaccgaaaccagagatgaaatcgccaatcctgcatagttcctctttaagatcCCATGGCACTTTGAGAGTTGGGGGTCCCCCTGGTGTCCTGGCTAAATTCCCACCTTGGTTTATTCAACCTGGCCCCTTCATCATCCCCCAGTGTAACTGGCTCATTCATTCctacactcttctcttctcttcaagCTGGTGTGTGGGGAGGGTTCTGGTGCATAATGGCTGCCGTGCTACAcactggtggtggttagtgaggttccctgCCCTGTGAAGCGCTTTCTGAGCCTTCAAATTCAATGTGCTCCTCAATTTGGCCATCTCCATCTCTAGCAGTACACTCTTTTACAAAGTGTATGGATGCAATGAGGTGTACCTCAGACTTGACAAACTTCTGTGGTTGTCTACAGCAATTCCGTACTGCAAAAATCACTGTCAACAGTTCCATAGGTGTTTTTTTGCCTCCTTCAGTCACTGTTGCCAGAGGTCCTTCCTTTGTGTTGGACTTCTGGACTTCTGGACACTggactttgtgtttttttatggaTTTTATGAGGACAGTCGTGGGCTGCGTTCAGGGTTATGTCCAGTGACGCACCACACTCACATGATGTAATGatttgttatatatatatatcaagtTTATTCAAGACACAAAGGTCCATAGAGACAACACAGtacaaataagaataaatatataACAATACAAGACATTTAAGAATAAAGCATATGATGCATCATTTATATAACCTATACAGACAATGGGTCCAATGTTTCCAAAAGCAAGATGTGTACCTTGTGTCACTCTTAGAAACATCCACTATGGAGACAATAACCTCATTCTTAGACCCTGTCAGTCTGCACATGAATCTATACATAAAATTTCTTAAAACAGCATTAAAAGTGGGCACATTGTTGGATACAAACATTTCACTGGCACTACTCCACCTAGGAATTTTAAGCACAATTCTCAGTGCATCATTATAAGCCACTTGAAGTTTTTTCATTTTCGACTCACTAAAATTACACCACAGGTGGGCAGTATACAGTGGAGTGCAATAGGTTTTAAAGAGTGTGATTTTCACATCAGTAAAATCAGTTATATCTACCTCAGAACCCGCACATGTGCAGAATATATCCCTGATTATATTTCTGTGTTTTCAAGGATGTCAATATTTGATTAAGTGAAATGTCAGGCTTGGGCAGATTTGATTTGGGGTTAGTTAATACTAAACAGGCAATAAGTTAGGCCTAGTTGTAGTAGTATGGAGTATGTAGAAAATCTATCTAAATCTAAAAGTATTTCAGATGGTTGTTAGGCGTATTGTTCAATCTCTTTTCTGTCTAATCTTCTTGTCTGTCTTTGATATATTCTTTCAATTTTCTGTCACAGGAAAAAGAAGTCAAAGTGACAAATGCAAATGGGGAGGTAACAATAATGAACGTAAGAATATGGAATGAGACTGTGTCCAATCTTACCTTAATGGCCTTAGGATCTTCTGCTCCTGAAATCCTGTTATCTGTTATAGAGGTACATACAAATTTGCACATTCACATGCAAATATGCATTCACATTAAGCCACATAAACACCCTCCTTAATAATCAAGACCACCACAAAGTCCTAAAATGGCTTACATATATGAACAAATTAATGCAAGATTTATACATATAGTTAATTGAAAACATGAGATAGTTGTTAAATCTTCTTTTGTGTCTAGGTCTGTGGCCATGGCTTTGAATCAGGGGAGCTTGGTCCGGGAACCATTGTGGGCAGTGCTGCGTTCAATATGTTTGTGATTATTGGATTGTGTGTATGGGCCATCCCTAATGAAGACTCACGGAAGATCAAGCACTTGCGAGTGTTTTTTGTGACGGCTTTCTGGAGCATCTTTGCTTACATCTGGCTTTATCTCATCTTGGCAGTCATAAGCCCTGGCATTGTTCAGGTCTGTTTTGATGTACTATCAGTGGTATTTTTTCTTAGGGTTAGCGTtagggtgtgtgaggggtgtaaTTGTATGTTTTAATGCTTTTGATGTTTCCCTCTGTTCACTGCACTATGTCAATGTTCGCCATTCAGATCCATTTTGCCGGCGCCACTCCATAAAATCCATTGATTATCTGGTGTTTTCCAGTTAAAAACATCAGAGCTAACATGCATGGAAAGTGACAGTGTATAGGgatcgggcacacgccttgcattctaggaatattgccgccatgttggtagcgcaccgaatgtaatatccattcattcagatgcagaagacaagaggcAGAAATATATAAgctattcttttcctcttgcgatcgtgggttgcgctgttacaccccactacacagcaacatactgtacgaccaagaaggcaaaaactaagtaacaggaacacacttaTAGGcaggagtaaatccatagtaatccatagtaaactaaggagtgaggctgccaatatggctgtgcccatgaagttttcacgtcatgatcccgagccctattcatgTCGGCTCCACAGTGTGCTGTGATCCAATTCACTGACAGGTGCCGTGATAATGACATACATGTAATTACTGTTATTCACTTCACCTGTCAGTGGTCTTAATGTTACGGCTGATTTTGCAGTGTGTGCCCCAAGAGACTACTAGAGATTACCacaatgaaacatttattttcGGAGTTTAGTCCTCgatattactgtactgtatctgtgtgtatagtGATGTGTATAAGAGTCTGTGctttttgattgtttgttgcAGGTGTGGGAGGCTCTTGTCACACTGTTCTTCTTCCCAGTGTGTGTACTCCTGGCCTGGATTGCAGATCGCAGACTTCTCTTTTACAAGTATCTCCACAAGCGCTACCGTGCCGACAAGCGGCATGGCATCATTGTGGAGACCGAAGGGGGCCTGGCTCCAAAGGCTATTGACGTCATCATGGACGGAAAGTTCCATGAATTAAATCCAAGTAACTCTACAAGTAACTCCACAAGTAACATCATATCCTTGGATGAGGACAGCAAAGAACAAGAACCCAAcagagaagaggtgagagaaacaaagagtgaGGGAAAAATGTCTGATTTTTGTACTTTGTGAATACTTTAAACAAATGGTCTGTTATAGCCTTGAGGTCAGTTCTTACTGCATActtaacacacacccacagaaaaTCACAAGATGTGACTCCCTAACAATGATCCATCCATCTAACCAGCTGGTATTAACAGAGATTAGAATATTTACAAAACCCTTTCACCTACTGTAGGCCATGTTTGTGTTGGTATCCCCCCTAGGTTCAACACCATCAGGTACCTTACAACAAACATAATTCTCACTTATGACTTATGATAGAGGGAGGCTTCAGGGACAAAGAATGAAGGGAGCCATATTCTCAAACTAAACATTTCATTAAATGAGAAACATACCGTATATAAAAATGATACCACATTACTGCCTGTTTCAGAGAAATGTGTTGCCAATGGGAACATGTCCAAGCACCATTCCTCAGTCATTTCATTTTGCCTTGCAATATTGTCCAAAACGTATGTGTCCATGCACCTTTATTATTCACCTTTATTCTTCAGAAGATTATGTCTACCTGAGAGGTGTGGAGTGATGTTGGAGTTAGTCAGTCTTAACACTTCCTTGATTATAAGTTTGTAGTGATAGTTGTACAGCAACTGAGGCTGTTGCGTTCACTTTTTCTGTGCTTCTGTTGACTTCAGCTATCATATGTCCTACATGCTTTCTCTCCCAAACAGGTGATACGTATGCTAAAAGACCTGCGGTTGAAGTACCCAGAGAAAGACCTTGACCAGTTAATTGAAATGGCAAACTACTCCACAATGATGGCACAGCGCAAAAGTCGGGCTTTCTACCGGGTTCAGGCTACCCGCATGATGATTGGCGCCGGCAATGTTCTCAAGCAGTACGCAGCAGCTGGGCAGGCTCGACGAGCGGCTGCCGAATCCTCACCCGAAGATCCGGACTTGGCCAACTGCAGTTGCATTGCATTTGAGCAGGCACAGTACCAGTGCTCAGAAAATTGTGGAACTGTCAGCTTGTGGGTGACATTTCAGGGGTGCACAAGCAACGGTACGTGCCTTGTGGACTacaacacagaaaatggctctgCCAATGCTGGGGCAGACTACCAGTATTCACACGGAACACTGGAGTTCAAACCAGGGGAGACAAGGAAAGAGATCAAGGTGAGATTAATTGAAGTAGGAAAAGTTTCCAAAGATTTTTAACCACTAGGATGATGAGAAAAATAACATAGATTACAGTTATGTTTGGTTTTCCTGATAGCCGGAGGAAGAACAGTCTCTTTGCTCAACTGTCTCTTTGCTCTTCAGGTTGGTATAATCGACGATGAAATGTTTGAAGAGGATGAGCATTTCTTTGTTCGTCTGCACAACTTACGAGAGGCAGAAGGCCCCCCCAGTGGTGATGGGGTAGAGAACAGTAAGCTCAGGCTGATAGAGCCTCAGTTGGCGATGGTGACCATCTTGGATGATGACCACGCCGGCATCTTTTCCTTCGTTCAGAAGGAACTCAGGGTCTGCGAAAGTTCTGGCACAATCGAAGTGACAGTCACACGAAGTTCAGGAGTAAGGGGCACTGTCGCAGTGCCTTATCACACTGAGGATGGAACAGCACGCCACGGCATCGACTACGAGCCGACACAGGGAGAGCTAGAGTTCATCAATGAAGTGACAAGGTAGGAAGCTCAGGCTTGGAACTATTTCAGTTAATAACACTGatcagtacagtatgtccttgAACTGTTATGACCTAACTGTGAGAGCCAGATGTTTTGTACTCAATATTGTATCCTCAATCCATCCTCAATATGCAGTTTGCTCACAAAGCTCATAAAAAAGTAAATGTTCTGTCATCCCTTCAGCACATGCATTTGATATAGGAATAAAGATGGGTAAAGTCCATCTGACAATGAGCCCATATTGAGAGCACATGGTCTGAACACAAGGTAGTAAGTCTGCCCACAAGCACCAGCTATGGTGTGGAAATAAGGACTACTGTGTTCACGCTGTACAAATGGGGGAAAGGCTTGCAGGAGCATTGGAAGCCATGGGTGCATGAGTTGCTTTATAGTCCAACCAGTGTTATGCAGCCATGTTCTGCACACTAGGCAGATGTACAGCATTGCATGTAGTGACCTTTCCGGAAGGCACTGACACCCATTTCCAAAGCTCCAAAAACGCAGGTACCACTAAgaatataatgtaaatataatgtgatttagatatactgtagcctacaatttCAGCCAAATTTTCCTGCAGCACACCAGGCACACAGTTTGATAAACACATTCTAGTGTattgtatgtgtaatgtgtgtaatatCTGTCGTCCATGTATGAATGCTGCAGAGTTTAAGACACTGTGCTAGACCCAAAttattaggctaggctattaCTAGGCCTTATTTGTATGGCTATTGAACTATATAGCATATAGTaaagtatatacttttttgatcccgtgagggaaattcagtctctgcatttatcccaattcgtgaATTGCACGAAATACACAGCAtgcagtgaggtgaagcacacacactaacccactgCACCTTtatgcacacactaacacactgcccaacagcggcacttggggagcagtgaggggttagatgccttgctcaagggcacttcagccatggactggtcagggattgaactggcaaccctccggttacaagcctaACCAGTAAGCCACGACTgcccctgtctgtctggctgtctgtctaaCTATGTTTGATAGTACTGACAGTATGTTGATTTCACTCCTCTCTTCACAGTGCCATGGTGAAGGTACGCATTATTAATATTGAtgagcatgaaaaaaaagagaatttcTACATTGTCCTGGAAGAGCCCAAATGGCTGAAAAGAGGAATTTCAggtcagtgtactgtatgtgtggtgtgtgtgtgtgtgtgtgtgtgtgtgtgtgtgggaggggggggggggggggggagttcatGTCCAGGCCCATGGTCATGATAATCTgtccatgtctttgtgtgtgtctgtatgtgtgcacctcCCAATAATTgtcaataaagtgtgtgtgtgaatcatatTACCATTATTGCACTGAAATCACTTGtgaaatcacatcacatcatttttttttaattgctgaTCTACTTATTTTATCTGCAGACCTACTGCTTAATCAGGGTAAGATTTTTTGCACTGATTTTATTCTCAAGAATATCTATCCTTGTGGTCTGCCAACATCAGTGTGAATTTGCTTtgctattttattatttatctaATCTGATCAAAAATATGAAATTGTTCCTATTATGCATGTGCCCATAGAAGGTataacattttgacatttttattgtcatttttaTCACAATGGGCCTGATGTATGGAGATGataatgttttattattattatgtgtaataGCATGccatgtttttaaaaagtgacaTCAACAAACAAAACTCCTTGTGACTTAGGTGTTCTCATTTAaacaaatgtactgtaggcctactatggaTTGCTGCATTCACTGTTCACTAAGTTTTCTGGGACATTTTCTATTCCTTCGTCTCTACTCAGCATCTGAAAATGCTCCGTTTGAagtttaccagattgggtagtGGATCTGTAGCttaatggaatgagacataataaACTACACATTTGACGAAAAGTGtttaagtgttgctttaagatctGATCTTCCTAAATCTTTTTATTTGAGGTTAGTGAAGATGAGCCAAGCTGAATGTTGGGGAATAGTTGTATTAACTGGAAGCACAAAGAGTTAAAACAACCTGGGGTCTATATTTGTGGTCAGTA harbors:
- the LOC134080159 gene encoding sodium/calcium exchanger 2-like isoform X1, whose translation is MLKFSSPCKDTMSSLLFLYLLLLCRLNVSASFSISLSSQGNSSSSIASSVPPKRSCTELVICKPGILLPVWMPQEVSTGEQAGRALLYFSCLLYMFLGVSIIADRFMAAIEVITSQEKEVKVTNANGEVTIMNVRIWNETVSNLTLMALGSSAPEILLSVIEVCGHGFESGELGPGTIVGSAAFNMFVIIGLCVWAIPNEDSRKIKHLRVFFVTAFWSIFAYIWLYLILAVISPGIVQVWEALVTLFFFPVCVLLAWIADRRLLFYKYLHKRYRADKRHGIIVETEGGLAPKAIDVIMDGKFHELNPSNSTSNSTSNIISLDEDSKEQEPNREEVIRMLKDLRLKYPEKDLDQLIEMANYSTMMAQRKSRAFYRVQATRMMIGAGNVLKQYAAAGQARRAAAESSPEDPDLANCSCIAFEQAQYQCSENCGTVSLWVTFQGCTSNGTCLVDYNTENGSANAGADYQYSHGTLEFKPGETRKEIKVGIIDDEMFEEDEHFFVRLHNLREAEGPPSGDGVENSKLRLIEPQLAMVTILDDDHAGIFSFVQKELRVCESSGTIEVTVTRSSGVRGTVAVPYHTEDGTARHGIDYEPTQGELEFINEVTSAMVKVRIINIDEHEKKENFYIVLEEPKWLKRGISDAPSPEEEEARRIAEMGKPVLGEHSRVKVIIEESTELKTTVDELMKDTNMAVVIGTRSWKEQFVEAVTVRAGDGEGEEENEGEQQQPSGCDYCMHILTVFWKVLFAFVPPTQYWNGWACFIVSICVIGLLTAVIGDLASHFGCTVGLKDSVTAIVFVALGTSIPDTFASKVAAVQDQYADASVGNVTGSNAVNVFLGIGVAWSAAAVYWEVKGEVFRVEPGSLAFSVTLYTIFAFVCIGVLMLRRKPAVGGELGGPRRFRICTLLLFVGLWFLYILFSSLEVYCHIPGF
- the LOC134080159 gene encoding sodium/calcium exchanger 3-like isoform X3, with the protein product MLKFSSPCKDTMSSLLFLYLLLLCRLNVSASFSISLSSQGNSSSSIASSVPPKRSCTELVICKPGILLPVWMPQEVSTGEQAGRALLYFSCLLYMFLGVSIIADRFMAAIEVITSQEKEVKVTNANGEVTIMNVRIWNETVSNLTLMALGSSAPEILLSVIEVCGHGFESGELGPGTIVGSAAFNMFVIIGLCVWAIPNEDSRKIKHLRVFFVTAFWSIFAYIWLYLILAVISPGIVQVWEALVTLFFFPVCVLLAWIADRRLLFYKYLHKRYRADKRHGIIVETEGGLAPKAIDVIMDGKFHELNPSNSTSNSTSNIISLDEDSKEQEPNREEVIRMLKDLRLKYPEKDLDQLIEMANYSTMMAQRKSRAFYRVQATRMMIGAGNVLKQYAAAGQARRAAAESSPEDPDLANCSCIAFEQAQYQCSENCGTVSLWVTFQGCTSNGTCLVDYNTENGSANAGADYQYSHGTLEFKPGETRKEIKKELRVCESSGTIEVTVTRSSGVRGTVAVPYHTEDGTARHGIDYEPTQGELEFINEVTSAMVKVRIINIDEHEKKENFYIVLEEPKWLKRGISDAPSPEEEEARRIAEMGKPVLGEHSRVKVIIEESTELKTTVDELMKDTNMAVVIGTRSWKEQFVEAVTVRAGDGEGEEENEGEQQQPSGCDYCMHILTVFWKVLFAFVPPTQYWNGWACFIVSICVIGLLTAVIGDLASHFGCTVGLKDSVTAIVFVALGTSIPDTFASKVAAVQDQYADASVGNVTGSNAVNVFLGIGVAWSAAAVYWEVKGEVFRVEPGSLAFSVTLYTIFAFVCIGVLMLRRKPAVGGELGGPRRFRICTLLLFVGLWFLYILFSSLEVYCHIPGF
- the LOC134080159 gene encoding sodium/calcium exchanger 2-like isoform X2, with the translated sequence MFSSPCKDTMSSLLFLYLLLLCRLNVSASFSISLSSQGNSSSSIASSVPPKRSCTELVICKPGILLPVWMPQEVSTGEQAGRALLYFSCLLYMFLGVSIIADRFMAAIEVITSQEKEVKVTNANGEVTIMNVRIWNETVSNLTLMALGSSAPEILLSVIEVCGHGFESGELGPGTIVGSAAFNMFVIIGLCVWAIPNEDSRKIKHLRVFFVTAFWSIFAYIWLYLILAVISPGIVQVWEALVTLFFFPVCVLLAWIADRRLLFYKYLHKRYRADKRHGIIVETEGGLAPKAIDVIMDGKFHELNPSNSTSNSTSNIISLDEDSKEQEPNREEVIRMLKDLRLKYPEKDLDQLIEMANYSTMMAQRKSRAFYRVQATRMMIGAGNVLKQYAAAGQARRAAAESSPEDPDLANCSCIAFEQAQYQCSENCGTVSLWVTFQGCTSNGTCLVDYNTENGSANAGADYQYSHGTLEFKPGETRKEIKVGIIDDEMFEEDEHFFVRLHNLREAEGPPSGDGVENSKLRLIEPQLAMVTILDDDHAGIFSFVQKELRVCESSGTIEVTVTRSSGVRGTVAVPYHTEDGTARHGIDYEPTQGELEFINEVTSAMVKVRIINIDEHEKKENFYIVLEEPKWLKRGISDAPSPEEEEARRIAEMGKPVLGEHSRVKVIIEESTELKTTVDELMKDTNMAVVIGTRSWKEQFVEAVTVRAGDGEGEEENEGEQQQPSGCDYCMHILTVFWKVLFAFVPPTQYWNGWACFIVSICVIGLLTAVIGDLASHFGCTVGLKDSVTAIVFVALGTSIPDTFASKVAAVQDQYADASVGNVTGSNAVNVFLGIGVAWSAAAVYWEVKGEVFRVEPGSLAFSVTLYTIFAFVCIGVLMLRRKPAVGGELGGPRRFRICTLLLFVGLWFLYILFSSLEVYCHIPGF